In one Pelecanus crispus isolate bPelCri1 chromosome 12, bPelCri1.pri, whole genome shotgun sequence genomic region, the following are encoded:
- the LOC104031565 gene encoding nuclear envelope pore membrane protein POM 121C: MAGGGPGAGRWERRGAAALALALALALACLLLRGALVGAAVLGAAGAWCAMRPGPPAPRPPGKAAANGGPAAASGRLVRAPPRRLVLGATPAAPRCPPQAPRRRYPLPQARSAVPVGLPAARWEGCSPRSAPWARRAGPLRSPVTVRIARPAAGLARSLALEQPISPVAFPASSSLDPCAKETVLNAIKESRKRAVEEEEEEDQAFGNDQESKRRRHDSSGSGQSAFEPLVANGAPASLIPKPGSLKRGLVSHCPDDCSNKRSRTSSMSSLNNTYTGGIPGSIRNAIASSYSSSRGLSQLWKRSGMSMTPLSSPASSRSQTPEWPLKKAREEELHCSNTSTPVKSDKELQTEKAVETPAQKKQNSLSSPSVSGSSGKRKRKIQLLSSRRGDQLALPPPPQLGYSITSEDLDAEKAAALQWFNKVLEDKAVDAVPSTTAETTPVSTPLAFGMTSSGPVPASTPPAPASTNSLLDSLKKMQSSQAAPAPADSTGAAVASQPPLSAAQPPTSAVLLESSSLPATSADTKPVPMLSTPAPAAPPALGMQASSSLAPPAFTELGQTPSKPSSFPKPSILFGIPNTPPASQPAMTAAAAVPTTSAVPTTTPVFKPVFGALPKSESAAPCTAVISATVTVSASSGPSLTSSTTTMFKPIFGSVTTASSPVKASPFAFKPTSQQASAADLPAASTTTLAAFTGLSNVIFTTAAMTATTQSSSTDATIKPVFSFGLNPPTSTGPTTSLIVTAATSTSMSQPFLFGGPVSSAPSTETSFATPGPVFQFGKPPPATVTATTSVTGGPAFGQAPSNLTAPTTTVGFSIFGGTTLTSSTPATTSQATLTFGSSVSAFGSSFSTSTKPPPPYPGAVSQPTFSASAAESQTSTSKPTAGPVSFGPPFSFGAPTAQSTAQPAFGSSAQPAFGTTSTQGSFGISSTQAAFGTTTSVFSFGTATCTTTSFGSTTHATSSSTGTAVFGTTPSPFTFGATAQPGPSASAFGISTPALSSGSPAVAFSFGAGQSGAAPVATPFGSSLTQSALGVQNQSTPFAFTVPSTPNNKPVFGGTPAPTFGQSTPVPGAVVSGSSSLSFGTPSTPASGFGGVGASFGSSTPAFSIGAGSKTGARQRLQARRQHTRKK; this comes from the exons atggcggggggcgggccgggcgcggggcgctgggagcggcggggcgcggcggcgctGGCCCTGGcgctggccctggccctggcctgcctgctgctgcggGGCGCGCTGGTAGGCGCGGCAGTGCTGGGCGCAGCGGGGGCCTGGTGCGCGatgcggcccggcccgcccgcgccgcgcccTCCCGGCAAAGCCGCCGCCAAcgggggcccggccgccgcctcgGGCCGGCTCGTgagggccccgccgcgccgcctcgTCCTCGG GGCCacgccggccgccccgcgctgcccgccgcaggccccgcgccgccgctaCCCGCTGCCGCAGGCCCGAAGCGCTGTGCCGGTcggcctgcccgccgcccgctgGGAGGGCTGCTCGCCCAGGAGCGCGCCATGGGCTCGCCGGGCCGGCCCGCTCCGCAGCCCCGTCACCGTGAGGATCGCCCGGCCGGCCGCCGGCCTGGCCCGCTCCCTAGC CCTGGAGCAGCCGATCTCACCCGTGGccttcccagccagcagcagcctggacCCATGTGCAAAAGAGACTGTGCTGAATGCCATCAAGGAGAGCAGGAAGAGagctgtggaggaggaggaggaggaggaccaGGCTTTTGGGAATGATCAGGAGAGTAAGAGAAG GCGCCACGATAGCAGCGGAAGTGGGCAGTCGGCGTTTGAGCCGCTGGTAGCCAATGGTGCCCCCGCCTCTCTTATACCCAA GCCTGGCTCTCTGAAGAGGGGCCTTGTCTCACACTGCCCAGATGACTGCTCAAACAAGAGGTCACGCACCTCTTCCATGAGCTCCCTCAACAATACGTACACTGGCGGGATCCCTGGCTCCATCCGCAACGCCATCGCCAGCTCCTACAGCTCCAGTCGGGGCCTCTCACAG ctgtgGAAGAGAAGTGGTATGAGCATGACCCCGCTGTCCAGCCCAGCGTCCTCCCGCTCCCAGACGCCAGAGTGGCCTCTCAAGAAAGCCAG GGAAGAGGAGTTGCATTGCTCCAACACTTCCACTCCAGTGAAATCAGACAAGGAGCTGCAGACAGAGAAAG CGGTGGAGACGCCGGCACAGAAGAAGCAGAATTCCCTGAGCTCACCGTCTGTGTCAGGGAGCAGCGGGAAGCGCAAGCGGAAGATCCAGTTGCTGTCATCTCGCCGGGGGGACCAGCTGGCGCTG CCCCCGCCACCTCAGCTGGGCTACTCCATCACGTCAGAGGACCTGGACGCGGAGAAGGCGGCAGCGTTGCAGTGGTTCAACAAAGTCTTGGAGGATAAGGCTG TAGATGCGGTCCCCAGCACCACTGCAGAGACTACGCCCGTGTCCACGCCACTGGCATTTGGCATGACCTCCTCAGGGCCTGTGCCTGCCTCAacacctcctgccccagccagtACCAACTCTCTCCTGGACAGCCTGAAGAAgatgcagagcagccaggctgcGCCTGCACCagcag ACTCCACTGGAGCTGCAGTAGCATCCCAGCCGCCTTTATCAGCTGCACAGCCACCCacttctgctgtattgctgGAGTCAAGTTCTCTGCCTGCCACCTCTGCTGACACCAAGCCTGTGCCCATGTTGAGCacgcctgctcctgctgccccccctGCCTTGGGGATGCAGGCCTCCAGCAGCCTGGCACCTCCTGCGTTCACAGAGCTGGGCCAGACACCCAGCaagccttcctccttcccaaagCCAAGCATCCTTTTTGGCATACCAAAcacccctcctgccagccagccagcaatGACTGCggctgctgctgtgcccacAACCTCTGCTGTGCCCACCACGACCCCTGTCTTCAAACCCGTCTTTGGTGCTTTGCCGAAAAGTGAGAGCGCAGCACCCTGTACGGCTGTCATCTCTGCCACGGTCACCGTGTCTGCGAGCTCAGGCCCTTCCTTGAcatcctccaccaccaccatgtTCAAGCCTATCTTCGGCAGCGTCACCACAGCTTCATCTCCAGTGAAGGCCTCTCCTTTTGCCTTCAAGCCAACGTCACAGCAGGCCTCGGCTGCAGATCTGCCAGCAGCCTCCACGACTACACTGGCAGCATTCACGGGTCTCTCTAATGTCATCTTCACCACTGCAGCTATGACTGCCACCACGCAGAGTTCCTCCACAGATGCCACCATTAAACCTGTCTTCAGCTTTGGACTCAACCCACCCACCTCCACTGGTCCCACTACCAGCCTGATTGTCACCGCTGCCACATCCACCAGTATGTCACAGCCCTTCCTGTTTGGGGGCCCAGTCAGCTCAGCTCCCAGCACAGAAACCAGCTTTGCCACCCCAGGGCCTGTGTTCCAGTTTGGAAAGCCACCTCCAGCCACGGtcactgccaccaccagtgTCACAGGAGGCCCTGCCTTTGGCCAAGCACCTTCAAACTTGACGGCTCCTACCACCACTGTGGGCTTTAGCATATTTGGGGGCACCACGCTGACCTCTTCTACACCAGCCACGACAAGTCAAGCAACATTAACGTTTGGCTCCTCTGTTTCAGCTTTTGGCAGTTCCTTCAGCACAAGCACAAAGCCGCCACCACCATATCCTGGTGCAGTGAGTCAGCCCACCTTCAGtgccagtgctgcagagagCCAGACATCCACCAGCAAGCCCACTGCTGGCCCTGTCAGCTTTGGCCCCCCGTTCAGTTTTGGAGCCCCCACAGCTCAGTCCACTGCTCAGCCAGCATTTGGCAGCAGTGCTCAGCCAGCCTTTGGCACAaccagcacccagggctccTTTGgcatcagcagcacccaggcagcGTTTGGGACCACCACGTCAGTCTTCTCTTTTGGGACAGCCACCTGCACCACCACTAGCTTCGGTTCCACCACTCATGccacaagcagcagcactggcacTGCTGTCTTTGGCACCACCCCTTCTCCTTTCACCTTTGGGGCAACCGCCCAGCCAGGCCCCTCCGCCAGCGCCTTCGGGATCAGCACGCCTGCCTTGAGCAGTGGCTCTCCCGCTGTGGCATTCAGCTTCGGGGCTGGACAGAGTGGGGCAGCCCCAGTGGCAACGCCATTCGGCTCTTCCCTGACGCAGAGTGCGCTGGGTGTGCAGAATCAGAGCACACCCTTTGCCTTCACCGtgcccagcacacccaacaaCAAGCCCGTGTTCGGAG GAACTCCTGCGCCCACCTTCGGGCAAAGCACACCTGTCCCGGGAGCAGTGGTGAGCGGAAGCAGTAGCCTTTCCTTTGGGACGCCCAGCACTCCTGCCTCAGGCTTTGGAGGAGTCGGCGCTTCCTTCG GTTCATCCACCCCAGCCTTTTCCATCGGGGCAGGATCCAAGACAGGCGCTCGCCAGCGGCTGCAGGCACGGAGACAGCACACCCGCAAAAAGTAA